Proteins co-encoded in one Flavobacteriaceae bacterium MAR_2009_75 genomic window:
- a CDS encoding VCBS repeat protein: MKWKVVLRTFTACLAVISCHEVNNEQYSEGKLFQLLTSKKTAIKFNNKIVENDTFNMVDYFYVYNGGGVSVGDINNDRLPDLFFTGNMVEDKLYLNLGNMRFKDISSSAGINISGWSTGATMVDINHDGLLDIYVCRSGNYPQEKRKNVLYINQGNLKFKEQAEFFGLADTSYSTQAAFFDYDKDGDLDMYLLNHTNTIRDPNNVRPLINDGTGAANDVLYRNNEIETSEIKFTDISLEAGIINDGMGLGIGVSDINGDGYEDVFVTNDFIANDYLYINNRDGTFTEMAQNYMDHVSHFSMGNDLGDFNNDGLIDIATVDMLPPDNFHRKKMSGPMNYELFKHTIEQGYMPQYMRNTLQLNNGGIKEEIQSFSEVGQLSGVSATDWSWGPLFADFDNDGLKDLFISNGYLRDVTDLDFINYTSTLAGESMTNDSLDFMLKEKSKRMPSLKVPNYIFKNQGSLKFENVTKSWGLEQPSLSNGASYADLDNDGDLDIIINNINEPVSVYENLLSRSSVNNFLTVKLVGSTYNTTALGSIVTLYSKGGEQTLVQTVTRGYQSSVDHTLHFGLGKIKSIDSLTVKWPDGKYSVSLRPDTNKLLTLNRKDLARVHNNGTKPPNEKLFQEIFDSILYNYKNIDPSYNDFSRQFLTPHKHSNQTPGLAAGDINGDGVDDFVIGGPYNSSAQLFVRLNSGSYSQEALTSFEEEIAIEDTGILLFDADGDGDNDLYVGSGSNEFYPSSDYYQDRLYINDGNGNFDNNTSALPKMKNSTSCIRAADFDNDGDLDLFVGGRISPLKYPLPPNSYLLTNENGKFKNATSDLAPLLAKIGMVSDALWTDYDNDGDSDLIVIGEFMPIQFFENKNGKLVNSSKETGLSHTSGWWNSINGGDFDNDGDIDYILGNNGTNYRYKASSSEPVSIYALDYDNNGSIDPIMTAYSDTIEYPVHSRDDLIKQIPIMKKKFPSYESYAKAGLSDVLSSSQKSNAYTVKAFEFSSSILLNMGQGKFDLKPLPIEAQVAPVYGIVIEDFNQDNSLDVLLTGNDTGMAVDAGQSNALKGLLLKGKGDASFTAMEFSESGVMLNGEVRGATILKGKDNELTYILARNSGPLKAYIARNLKDYNVVKVPSNSTKAMVKLKNGENRLHEFYYGSSFLSQSSRYLKTNGKEVEIIFYNHLGQEIEQ; encoded by the coding sequence ATGAAGTGGAAAGTCGTACTCCGCACATTTACCGCTTGCTTAGCCGTTATCTCTTGCCATGAGGTGAATAACGAGCAGTATAGCGAAGGTAAACTGTTCCAACTACTTACCTCAAAAAAGACTGCTATAAAGTTCAACAACAAAATAGTGGAGAACGACACATTTAACATGGTCGATTACTTTTATGTCTATAATGGTGGTGGCGTATCCGTTGGTGATATAAACAATGATCGTTTACCCGACCTCTTCTTCACCGGTAATATGGTAGAAGACAAGCTATACTTAAACCTTGGCAATATGAGGTTTAAAGATATTAGTTCTTCTGCGGGAATCAATATTTCAGGGTGGTCAACAGGAGCGACAATGGTAGATATCAATCACGATGGGCTGCTTGATATTTATGTCTGTCGGTCTGGAAATTATCCTCAAGAAAAAAGAAAAAATGTACTCTATATAAATCAAGGCAACCTAAAATTTAAAGAACAAGCTGAATTTTTTGGACTTGCCGACACCAGTTATTCTACACAAGCCGCATTCTTTGATTATGATAAAGATGGTGATTTAGATATGTACTTGTTGAACCACACTAACACTATCAGAGACCCCAATAATGTACGACCTCTGATTAATGATGGCACGGGTGCTGCCAATGATGTTTTATATAGAAACAATGAAATTGAAACATCAGAGATTAAGTTTACCGATATCAGTTTAGAAGCAGGTATTATTAATGATGGTATGGGTCTTGGGATTGGTGTATCTGATATTAATGGTGATGGCTACGAAGACGTCTTTGTTACCAACGATTTTATTGCTAACGATTACCTATATATCAATAACCGAGATGGTACGTTTACCGAAATGGCCCAAAATTATATGGATCATGTAAGCCATTTTAGTATGGGCAATGATTTGGGAGATTTTAATAATGACGGTTTGATTGATATTGCAACTGTTGACATGCTACCCCCAGACAACTTTCATCGCAAAAAAATGTCAGGTCCGATGAATTATGAGCTTTTCAAACATACCATTGAGCAAGGTTATATGCCCCAATACATGAGGAACACGTTACAACTAAATAATGGGGGCATTAAAGAAGAAATTCAATCATTTTCCGAAGTAGGTCAGTTATCAGGTGTCAGTGCTACAGATTGGAGCTGGGGGCCGCTTTTCGCAGATTTCGATAATGATGGACTTAAAGATCTATTTATATCTAACGGATACTTAAGAGATGTAACTGACTTAGATTTTATTAACTACACGAGTACTTTAGCCGGTGAATCAATGACAAACGACAGTCTTGATTTTATGTTGAAGGAAAAATCAAAGAGAATGCCTTCCTTAAAAGTACCAAATTACATTTTTAAAAATCAAGGCAGTTTAAAATTTGAAAACGTCACTAAGAGTTGGGGGTTAGAACAACCTTCACTATCCAATGGCGCATCTTATGCCGACCTTGACAACGATGGCGATTTAGATATTATCATCAATAATATTAATGAGCCGGTTTCTGTATATGAAAACCTCTTGAGCAGGAGTAGTGTAAATAATTTTTTAACTGTAAAGCTCGTAGGTTCTACGTACAACACAACTGCGCTCGGCTCTATAGTTACTTTATATTCTAAAGGAGGTGAACAAACACTTGTTCAAACTGTAACTAGGGGTTATCAATCTTCTGTGGACCACACATTACATTTTGGCCTTGGCAAGATAAAATCAATCGATAGTCTTACGGTAAAATGGCCAGATGGTAAATACAGCGTAAGTCTCAGACCCGATACCAATAAACTGCTTACCTTAAACCGGAAAGATTTAGCAAGAGTTCATAATAATGGTACAAAGCCACCTAATGAAAAACTCTTTCAGGAGATTTTCGATTCTATTTTATATAATTACAAAAATATTGACCCTTCCTATAACGATTTTAGTCGCCAATTCTTGACACCCCATAAACATTCGAACCAAACACCTGGCTTGGCAGCTGGCGACATCAACGGAGACGGTGTAGATGATTTTGTTATTGGGGGTCCGTACAATTCTAGCGCTCAATTATTCGTACGACTGAATTCAGGCTCTTATAGTCAAGAGGCACTAACTTCTTTCGAAGAAGAAATAGCAATAGAAGATACAGGTATTCTACTTTTTGATGCTGATGGAGATGGAGATAATGATTTGTACGTGGGCAGCGGAAGTAATGAGTTTTATCCGTCATCTGATTATTACCAAGATCGTTTATATATCAATGATGGTAATGGTAATTTCGATAATAACACAAGTGCACTACCAAAAATGAAGAATAGTACTTCTTGTATTCGAGCGGCAGATTTTGATAACGATGGTGATTTAGACCTATTTGTTGGAGGAAGAATTTCACCCTTAAAATACCCTTTACCTCCAAATAGCTATTTATTAACTAATGAAAACGGAAAGTTCAAGAACGCGACCAGCGACCTTGCTCCTTTATTAGCAAAAATAGGTATGGTCTCAGATGCTTTGTGGACAGATTATGACAACGACGGAGATAGTGATTTAATAGTTATAGGAGAATTTATGCCTATTCAATTCTTTGAAAACAAGAATGGCAAGTTAGTAAACAGTTCTAAAGAAACTGGCTTATCGCATACTTCTGGTTGGTGGAACAGTATTAATGGTGGTGATTTTGACAATGACGGTGATATCGATTATATTTTAGGTAATAATGGAACTAACTATAGGTACAAAGCATCTTCTTCAGAACCCGTGAGTATTTATGCATTAGACTATGACAATAATGGCAGTATAGACCCAATAATGACCGCTTACAGTGATACCATCGAATACCCCGTACATTCTAGAGATGACCTCATTAAGCAAATTCCGATTATGAAGAAGAAATTTCCCAGTTATGAAAGTTACGCAAAAGCCGGTTTATCAGATGTTTTATCTTCTTCCCAAAAAAGCAATGCATATACCGTTAAAGCTTTTGAGTTTTCTTCATCGATTCTTTTGAATATGGGTCAGGGTAAATTTGACTTAAAACCACTTCCCATAGAAGCGCAAGTAGCCCCTGTTTATGGGATTGTTATTGAGGATTTCAACCAAGACAATAGTTTAGACGTTCTCTTAACGGGCAACGATACAGGAATGGCCGTTGATGCAGGCCAATCTAACGCGCTGAAAGGTCTACTTCTGAAAGGTAAGGGAGACGCTTCATTTACAGCTATGGAGTTTTCAGAAAGCGGTGTTATGCTAAATGGCGAAGTACGTGGTGCCACTATATTAAAAGGAAAAGATAATGAACTCACCTATATATTAGCGAGAAACTCGGGCCCGTTAAAAGCTTATATAGCTCGCAATCTAAAGGACTACAATGTGGTGAAAGTCCCTTCAAATTCGACCAAAGCAATGGTCAAATTAAAAAATGGAGAAAACAGACTACATGAGTTTTATTATGGATCCTCATTTCTTTCCCAATCTTCACGTTATTTAAAAACAAATGGAAAAGAGGTAGAAATAATCTTTTATAACCATCTTGGTCAAGAAATTGAACAATAA
- a CDS encoding cytochrome c, translated as MKSRLHIPKLLLLIILVVNQSCQTSDKVDFSTQIKPLLNKKCISCHGGIKKSGGFSLLFESEAFANTESGQPAIIKGDASGSEMIKRLHEEDPELRMPYEAAKLSDEEIDLLTRWIDQGAEWGEHWAYSLPEKVDVPNIKSEASFVPHGSAEFLKNDIDNFILAKLTDKALQPNNPAEKNIIARRLALDITGLPPSAELLKKFEANELSYEVLVDSLLSQKTYGEKWATWWLDLARYADSKGYEKDMGREIWKYRDWVIGAFNSNMPYDQFTTEQLAGDLLPQPTTDQLIATAFHRNTMNNDEGGTDDEEYRVATVIDRVNTTFEVWQSTTMGCVQCHSHPYDPFRHKEYYNLMAFFNNSRDEDTPNESPVLKMYTPEQQQKVDKVIEWAAKYGDEKLTKKYKDFLQYTEPVYKSHFFSNFKNSVYDDHASVVFWDDGNCIIENAYTDEASYVYLNLRSHYNGTKMTIRKGDAEGAILGEFNINKVKENTTLQFPIKKITEKTDIYIETQNNAVAKEVNILNLYWVGFIPDLPAKEQPGWSAINEAFIELLNANSLTVPIMVENPEYMKRTTQLFDRGSWLTKTDTVEPGVPESLNAWNENWPDNRLGLSKWIVDKKNPLTARTLVNRVWHQIYGRGIVSTVEDIGSQSEPPSHPALLDWLSLRFMNEMNWSVKTLIKEIVMSGTYRQSSESTSEMYRIDPENELYARGPRIRLGAEQIRDQALAVAGLLSDKMYGPGVMPPQPDGVWQTVYNGAKWVESKGEDRYRRGIYTYLKRTSPYPSFLTFDAGSREVCTIRRTVTNTPLQALVTLNDPVYLEASYQLAKNTRVVSDIDKSISNAYLKATFKKIEPTSLKTLKELYNSSLSEFKESPKSSELFLHFDDKPSPELSALTVVANAIMNLDEFLTKA; from the coding sequence ATGAAAAGTCGCCTACATATTCCAAAACTTCTTCTGCTAATCATTTTAGTGGTAAATCAATCATGTCAAACATCAGACAAGGTCGATTTCAGCACCCAAATCAAACCCCTTCTTAATAAAAAATGTATCTCTTGCCACGGAGGTATAAAAAAGAGCGGGGGCTTCAGTTTGCTCTTTGAATCAGAAGCTTTTGCAAACACAGAATCAGGTCAACCAGCAATTATTAAAGGTGATGCTTCGGGCAGTGAAATGATAAAGCGACTTCATGAAGAAGACCCTGAACTTCGCATGCCCTATGAAGCTGCAAAACTATCAGATGAAGAAATAGATCTTCTGACCCGTTGGATAGATCAAGGTGCCGAATGGGGTGAACATTGGGCCTATTCGCTTCCAGAAAAAGTTGACGTTCCTAACATAAAATCAGAGGCCAGCTTTGTACCCCATGGATCTGCAGAATTTCTAAAGAATGATATTGACAACTTCATTCTCGCAAAACTTACGGATAAGGCATTACAACCCAATAATCCTGCAGAAAAGAATATTATTGCCCGAAGATTGGCCCTAGACATTACCGGTCTGCCCCCATCCGCAGAACTACTTAAAAAGTTCGAAGCTAATGAACTGTCTTATGAAGTTTTGGTTGACTCCCTTTTATCTCAAAAAACATATGGGGAAAAATGGGCGACTTGGTGGCTTGATTTGGCTCGATATGCAGATTCAAAGGGTTATGAAAAAGACATGGGCCGCGAGATTTGGAAATATCGTGATTGGGTTATAGGTGCATTCAATTCGAACATGCCTTATGACCAATTTACCACAGAACAATTGGCCGGTGACCTTTTACCCCAACCCACAACAGACCAACTTATAGCAACGGCATTTCATAGAAATACCATGAATAATGATGAAGGTGGCACGGATGATGAAGAATATCGGGTGGCCACTGTAATCGACCGTGTGAACACCACATTTGAAGTCTGGCAAAGCACTACTATGGGCTGTGTACAATGCCATAGCCACCCTTACGACCCTTTCAGACACAAAGAGTACTATAATCTCATGGCCTTCTTCAACAACTCAAGGGATGAAGATACGCCTAACGAATCTCCGGTCTTGAAAATGTACACTCCAGAACAACAACAAAAAGTGGATAAAGTAATTGAGTGGGCTGCTAAATACGGAGATGAAAAGTTGACTAAAAAATACAAAGACTTTCTTCAATATACAGAACCGGTATATAAGTCACACTTCTTCTCAAATTTTAAGAACAGCGTTTATGATGACCATGCCTCTGTGGTGTTTTGGGACGACGGCAATTGTATTATAGAAAATGCATATACCGATGAGGCAAGTTATGTATATCTCAACTTGCGGTCTCATTATAATGGCACGAAAATGACTATTAGAAAAGGTGATGCCGAAGGTGCTATTTTAGGCGAGTTCAATATTAATAAGGTCAAAGAAAATACTACACTTCAGTTCCCAATAAAGAAAATCACCGAAAAAACCGATATCTATATCGAGACCCAGAATAATGCGGTTGCCAAAGAAGTCAATATACTTAATTTATACTGGGTCGGTTTTATACCCGATTTGCCTGCAAAAGAACAACCTGGCTGGTCGGCAATAAACGAAGCTTTTATTGAATTGCTAAATGCTAATTCATTGACCGTGCCCATTATGGTGGAAAACCCGGAGTATATGAAACGTACTACTCAATTATTCGACAGGGGCAGTTGGTTGACAAAAACCGACACCGTAGAACCGGGCGTTCCTGAAAGCCTTAATGCATGGAACGAAAACTGGCCTGACAATCGATTGGGACTCTCAAAATGGATTGTAGATAAAAAAAATCCGTTAACAGCAAGAACTTTGGTCAACCGCGTATGGCATCAAATTTATGGTCGCGGAATTGTTTCTACCGTTGAAGATATCGGGTCTCAATCTGAGCCGCCATCACACCCCGCTTTATTAGATTGGCTCTCACTTCGTTTCATGAATGAAATGAATTGGAGCGTTAAAACATTAATCAAAGAAATTGTAATGTCGGGCACCTATCGCCAAAGCTCTGAGAGCACCTCGGAAATGTACCGTATCGACCCTGAAAACGAGCTTTACGCCCGTGGGCCGAGAATACGATTGGGTGCGGAGCAAATTAGAGATCAGGCTCTGGCAGTAGCAGGATTGTTGAGCGATAAAATGTATGGCCCTGGGGTAATGCCACCACAACCCGATGGCGTTTGGCAAACGGTATACAACGGTGCAAAATGGGTAGAAAGCAAAGGGGAAGACCGTTATCGCAGAGGCATTTACACCTACCTGAAACGTACCAGCCCCTACCCTTCTTTCTTGACCTTTGATGCAGGAAGCCGTGAGGTATGCACCATAAGAAGAACGGTCACCAACACCCCTTTACAGGCTCTCGTCACTTTAAATGACCCAGTCTATTTAGAGGCCTCCTATCAGTTAGCAAAAAATACTAGAGTAGTCTCAGATATAGATAAAAGTATATCAAATGCATACTTGAAAGCTACTTTTAAAAAAATTGAACCGACATCTCTGAAAACATTAAAAGAACTTTATAACAGTTCGCTATCGGAGTTTAAAGAGAGTCCCAAATCTTCGGAATTATTTCTTCATTTTGATGACAAGCCCTCCCCTGAACTTAGTGCCTTGACCGTGGTGGCCAATGCTATTATGAATTTAGATGAATTTCTAACTAAAGCCTAA
- a CDS encoding sugar phosphate isomerase/epimerase gives MKKHFLYAIIMVLCTNFYAQSQKKKLLFFQTDWGRSISWDAFCEKTKAAGYDGLETWFPTDEKEATALKNALKKYNLQVGFLNGTNKSIPFKESLKAYTENFKNIVAWKPAYINCHTGSDFFTFEQNKAFIDAANKIAKQNDIPIYHETHRGRFSFNLPDTQKYLSAIAELKLTLDISHWMVVHESLLQAQESELEKVIDRSSHIHARIGHAEGPQVNDPLAPEWKKAVKRHLDIWEKIIRKKWETEEYFTITTEFGPADYMPTLPYTKLPIGNQWEANTYMMKIVKERLNVE, from the coding sequence ATGAAAAAACACTTTCTATATGCAATTATCATGGTATTATGCACCAACTTTTATGCTCAGTCGCAAAAGAAAAAACTATTGTTTTTTCAAACCGATTGGGGGCGTTCCATCTCTTGGGATGCTTTCTGTGAAAAGACTAAAGCGGCAGGTTATGACGGACTAGAAACTTGGTTCCCTACGGATGAAAAGGAAGCGACAGCATTAAAAAACGCATTGAAAAAGTACAATCTGCAGGTAGGTTTTTTAAACGGCACCAACAAATCCATTCCTTTTAAAGAAAGCCTGAAAGCCTATACCGAAAATTTCAAGAATATAGTTGCTTGGAAACCGGCTTATATCAATTGTCACACCGGCAGCGATTTTTTCACATTTGAGCAGAACAAGGCCTTCATTGATGCTGCAAACAAAATTGCTAAACAAAATGACATTCCAATTTACCATGAAACACATAGAGGTCGTTTCAGCTTCAACCTTCCTGATACCCAAAAATACCTTTCTGCAATTGCAGAATTAAAACTTACTTTAGACATCAGCCATTGGATGGTCGTTCATGAATCACTATTGCAAGCGCAAGAATCAGAATTAGAAAAGGTTATTGACCGTTCATCGCACATTCACGCTAGAATTGGTCACGCCGAAGGCCCGCAAGTTAATGATCCTCTAGCTCCCGAATGGAAAAAAGCTGTTAAACGACATTTAGATATCTGGGAGAAAATTATAAGAAAAAAATGGGAAACAGAAGAATACTTTACCATCACAACAGAATTTGGTCCTGCTGATTATATGCCCACCTTACCCTATACGAAATTACCTATCGGCAATCAATGGGAAGCCAATACGTATATGATGAAAATAGTAAAAGAACGTTTGAATGTTGAATAG
- a CDS encoding putative membrane protein produces the protein MIDVLQQLLGRLHPLVVHLPIGFIILGLLLQWYDRKQKQYAEVIAFAYLCSGISATLACITGYLQYIGEGYSFETVKWHLWSGIATALFSFLMYARFKQLNLVAFISKVPVIGLSIIFFVLISFTGHQGGNITHGEDYLIEPLPNSFKSALGYETFEEKEITLTDENWQEALIYEEVIQPILNNKCVSCHNPKKAKGELMLHSPKAIVTGGENGEVLVAQDAEHSELFSRMVLPMEDDNHMPPEGKTQPTKEEIKLVGAWVDAGHPFEGSVQKSGLPKELFASFFPNKHDIDHPDIEINKASQDSIKAIKTLGVYVDPISESTNFVSVSCINQPSFSNDDFKILLPIKNQISRLDLGGTQVTDAIFEMLSTLPNLTILKLDYTKITGKNMEMLENLEHLKTINLTGSSFEQELDVFSSFKSLKKVYLYKTQVDPTGPKSLKNGEVSIDYGDYQLPVLASDSIVY, from the coding sequence ATGATAGATGTTCTACAGCAACTTTTAGGGCGGCTTCACCCCTTGGTCGTACACTTACCTATCGGTTTTATAATCTTGGGCCTACTATTGCAATGGTACGATCGCAAACAGAAACAATATGCCGAAGTAATTGCTTTTGCCTATCTCTGTTCAGGAATTTCGGCAACTTTAGCCTGCATTACAGGTTATTTACAATACATTGGTGAAGGCTATTCATTTGAAACGGTGAAATGGCATCTATGGTCCGGTATTGCTACGGCCTTATTTTCGTTTTTGATGTATGCAAGGTTTAAACAGCTGAACCTAGTTGCATTTATTTCGAAAGTACCCGTTATCGGGCTGTCCATTATCTTTTTTGTATTAATATCCTTTACAGGCCACCAAGGAGGAAATATTACCCACGGCGAAGATTATCTGATAGAACCGTTACCCAACTCATTCAAATCAGCTTTGGGCTATGAAACCTTTGAGGAAAAGGAAATAACCCTTACCGATGAAAATTGGCAAGAGGCTCTCATTTATGAAGAGGTTATACAACCTATTCTGAATAATAAATGTGTTAGTTGCCACAATCCTAAAAAAGCAAAGGGTGAGTTAATGCTTCACTCCCCCAAAGCCATCGTCACCGGAGGCGAAAACGGTGAAGTTCTTGTTGCCCAAGATGCTGAACACAGTGAATTATTTTCACGAATGGTTCTTCCTATGGAAGATGATAACCATATGCCCCCTGAAGGCAAGACCCAGCCTACTAAAGAAGAAATTAAACTAGTGGGGGCTTGGGTAGATGCCGGACACCCATTTGAAGGTTCTGTTCAAAAATCAGGATTACCAAAAGAACTGTTCGCCTCATTTTTTCCGAACAAACATGATATCGACCACCCTGATATCGAAATCAACAAAGCTTCACAAGACAGTATTAAGGCTATAAAAACATTAGGGGTTTATGTTGATCCCATAAGCGAGTCGACCAACTTTGTAAGTGTTTCGTGTATCAACCAACCCAGTTTTAGTAATGATGATTTTAAGATTCTACTTCCCATTAAAAATCAAATATCACGTTTAGATTTAGGCGGTACCCAAGTGACCGATGCCATTTTTGAAATGCTGAGCACATTGCCCAATCTGACTATTTTAAAATTGGATTATACCAAAATCACGGGTAAAAATATGGAGATGCTAGAAAATCTGGAACACCTAAAAACCATCAACCTTACCGGAAGTAGTTTTGAGCAAGAGCTTGATGTATTCTCAAGCTTCAAGAGCTTGAAAAAAGTCTACCTCTACAAGACACAAGTAGACCCCACGGGGCCCAAAAGTTTAAAGAATGGAGAGGTCAGTATTGATTATGGTGATTACCAATTACCCGTATTAGCCTCAGATTCTATTGTATATTGA